One genomic segment of Fervidobacterium pennivorans includes these proteins:
- a CDS encoding glycine--tRNA ligase subunit alpha produces the protein MYLQDVIKTLDEFWASQGCFIEQPYDMEMGAGTFHTSTFFGVLRKRPWNVAFVQPSRRPTDGRYGENPNRMQRFYQYQVILKPHPERSQELYLESLKALGIDPKEHDIRFVEDNWESPTLGAWGIGWEVWLDGMEITQFTYFQQVGGVSLSEIPLEITYGVERIAMYLQGVDNVYDVMWNKDVRYGELFKENERQFSIYNFEEANTDALFTLYDIYRKEFERLMERGLLFPAYEQLLKCSHTFNLLDARNAISVAQRQTFIRDIRAMASKCAKVFVEAEGGKNE, from the coding sequence GTGTACTTGCAGGACGTGATAAAAACCCTTGATGAATTTTGGGCAAGCCAAGGTTGTTTTATTGAACAACCTTATGACATGGAAATGGGAGCTGGAACATTCCATACGTCAACCTTCTTTGGTGTATTGAGAAAAAGGCCTTGGAATGTCGCTTTTGTGCAACCGAGTCGAAGACCCACTGATGGTAGGTACGGGGAAAATCCAAACAGAATGCAAAGATTCTATCAATACCAAGTGATACTCAAGCCTCATCCAGAAAGGTCCCAAGAACTTTATTTGGAATCATTAAAAGCACTCGGAATAGACCCTAAAGAGCACGATATACGCTTTGTTGAAGACAATTGGGAATCGCCAACGCTTGGTGCATGGGGAATTGGGTGGGAAGTTTGGCTCGATGGAATGGAGATTACTCAGTTTACATACTTTCAACAAGTTGGGGGCGTTTCGCTATCGGAAATTCCTTTGGAAATAACATACGGTGTGGAAAGAATAGCAATGTATCTGCAGGGTGTAGATAACGTATATGATGTAATGTGGAACAAAGATGTTAGATACGGCGAACTTTTCAAAGAAAACGAAAGACAGTTTTCTATCTACAACTTTGAAGAAGCCAACACGGATGCACTCTTTACACTTTACGATATATACAGAAAAGAGTTTGAGAGATTAATGGAAAGAGGTTTGCTTTTCCCTGCGTATGAACAGTTGCTTAAGTGTTCGCATACATTCAACTTGCTTGATGCACGAAATGCAATAAGTGTCGCACAGAGGCAAACGTTTATAAGAGACATAAGGGCCATGGCAAGTAAATGTGCAAAGGTATTTGTTGAAGCGGAGGGTGGTAAAAATGAGTGA
- a CDS encoding AEC family transporter — protein MIYQAFGAVLPSFIMMFVGYIYGKLFKEDITLFNKIATWLMAPIVTFAFMNDYIPTAGVLLRYGMGFSVMFAISFLISRLHKEDREIFFTGNVYVNSGYLGYPVLMALWGERALALGVVYSFVNVFVGSTLLPALIRGKLELKNILKLPFLYAIILGWGFGIAGISYKQLPAGVLTAFNWLKEMAIPFLLLQVGLGISRIKFETSSIKGYSFVVVERLLLIPLMLLPIAFFFEPLEAKVFLLECAMPIGVNSVVVIGAFKKELVPKAGMTVALTTLFSLVTLPFWAYVIERIFG, from the coding sequence TTGATATACCAAGCATTTGGAGCTGTATTGCCTTCTTTTATTATGATGTTTGTTGGTTACATATATGGTAAGCTTTTCAAAGAAGATATCACTCTTTTCAATAAAATTGCTACTTGGTTGATGGCACCTATTGTAACATTTGCATTTATGAACGACTACATCCCCACCGCTGGTGTACTCTTGCGTTATGGAATGGGCTTTTCCGTGATGTTTGCTATATCATTCTTGATTTCGAGATTGCATAAAGAAGACAGGGAAATATTCTTCACGGGTAATGTGTATGTGAACTCTGGTTACCTTGGCTATCCGGTACTAATGGCACTTTGGGGAGAAAGAGCACTTGCACTTGGCGTGGTTTATTCATTCGTAAATGTATTTGTAGGTAGCACCTTGCTTCCAGCGCTTATCAGGGGCAAGCTTGAGTTAAAAAACATTTTGAAGCTCCCTTTCCTTTATGCTATCATTTTGGGTTGGGGATTTGGAATAGCGGGAATTTCATATAAACAACTTCCTGCTGGAGTCCTTACAGCTTTTAACTGGCTTAAGGAAATGGCAATACCATTTTTACTGTTACAGGTCGGTCTTGGTATCTCGAGAATAAAATTTGAGACCTCATCAATTAAAGGTTACAGCTTTGTAGTTGTCGAAAGACTTTTGTTAATACCACTGATGTTGCTACCAATAGCGTTCTTTTTTGAACCGCTTGAAGCAAAAGTGTTCCTTCTTGAATGTGCTATGCCGATAGGTGTTAACAGTGTTGTGGTTATAGGTGCTTTTAAAAAGGAACTTGTTCCGAAAGCGGGAATGACTGTCGCTCTTACAACTCTTTTTTCGTTGGTGACACTTCCATTTTGGGCATACGTAATCGAGAGAATCTTTGGTTGA
- a CDS encoding C40 family peptidase translates to MNAIIVVPVTDVRAERRFRSERIHQLVFGEIVEVLEDIQILEKFDYILIRDVRLDYKGYVNKNTLYFMTEKEYEQIKNFRIIKVSVPFCRISGSVSFLLPFGSRLYTENGKDFFLPNGFVYNVVDEPNESFNSVVELALQMIGSPYLWGGTSSYGFDCSGFVNRLYDVALNIDMPRDASDQENRYPQVATVDEYEKLMPGDLLYMEGHVMMYIGDGKIVHANGHNMCVSITDLNDNDYGRYLKSQIRKVCRVSST, encoded by the coding sequence ATGAATGCGATAATCGTGGTACCTGTTACAGATGTTCGCGCGGAACGAAGATTCAGAAGCGAACGGATACATCAGCTTGTTTTTGGAGAGATTGTGGAGGTTTTGGAAGATATTCAAATCTTGGAAAAATTTGATTACATCTTGATACGAGATGTAAGACTCGATTATAAAGGTTACGTAAATAAAAATACCCTGTATTTTATGACTGAAAAAGAATATGAGCAAATTAAAAACTTTAGGATTATAAAAGTTTCTGTTCCGTTTTGTAGGATAAGCGGTTCTGTGAGTTTCTTACTTCCATTTGGGAGCAGACTCTACACTGAAAATGGAAAAGATTTTTTCCTGCCGAATGGATTCGTTTATAATGTAGTTGATGAACCAAATGAGAGTTTCAACTCCGTGGTTGAACTGGCACTCCAGATGATTGGAAGCCCATATCTTTGGGGCGGTACATCTTCTTATGGTTTTGACTGCTCCGGTTTTGTCAATCGGCTTTATGATGTTGCATTGAATATCGACATGCCAAGGGATGCAAGTGACCAGGAAAATAGATATCCACAGGTTGCAACAGTCGATGAATATGAAAAATTAATGCCTGGTGATTTGCTTTACATGGAGGGGCATGTAATGATGTACATCGGAGACGGGAAAATTGTACATGCAAATGGTCATAACATGTGTGTGAGCATAACTGATTTGAATGATAATGATTATGGGAGGTATTTAAAATCACAGATTAGAAAGGTTTGCAGAGTTAGCTCAACGTGA
- a CDS encoding ABC transporter substrate-binding protein, with protein sequence MRRMFVRILVVLLIGLAALLYAEKAKITIWAWDPNFNIPIMQEAAARYKKINPDVEFEIVNMAKADVEQKLNTVLASGVKTGLPEIVLIEDYNAQKYLQSYPGAFADLTKHFTWSEFAPYKVKLMTLNNKVYGVPFDSGVAGFFYRIDYIEQAGFKPSDLENITWDRFIEIGKVVKQKTGKYMIAADPYDGGLMRILLQSAESWYFDKSGKPYIANNPVLKEAVRLYKEIKDSGIAKEVSGWNEWVGAFNRGEVAAVVTGVWIIGSIKAEKSQAGKWRVAPVPRMNLKESVNASNLGGSSWYVLQNSKYRDVAIDFLKKIYARDADFYQKILVERGAVGTWLPAQGGSAYKAKDPFFGNQQVFQLFSEWMKKIPPVDFGVYTYEADAAIMSVMPDVYSGKLSIDEALKKAEQQFLNSIK encoded by the coding sequence ATGAGGAGGATGTTCGTTAGGATTTTAGTTGTTCTTTTGATTGGTTTGGCGGCTCTGCTGTATGCTGAAAAGGCAAAGATAACCATCTGGGCTTGGGACCCAAACTTCAACATTCCGATTATGCAAGAAGCTGCGGCTAGGTACAAGAAAATCAACCCTGATGTCGAGTTTGAGATTGTTAACATGGCAAAAGCAGATGTTGAACAAAAACTGAATACAGTACTTGCATCTGGTGTGAAAACAGGGCTTCCTGAGATAGTACTTATCGAAGATTACAACGCGCAAAAATATCTCCAATCATACCCTGGGGCATTTGCTGATTTGACAAAACACTTCACATGGTCGGAATTCGCTCCATACAAAGTAAAACTCATGACTTTAAACAACAAAGTTTACGGTGTTCCATTTGATTCAGGTGTTGCTGGATTTTTCTACAGAATAGACTACATTGAACAAGCCGGCTTCAAACCATCCGACCTCGAAAACATCACATGGGACAGGTTCATTGAAATTGGAAAAGTTGTTAAACAAAAGACAGGAAAATACATGATTGCAGCGGACCCATACGATGGAGGTTTGATGAGGATACTTTTGCAATCGGCTGAAAGTTGGTACTTTGACAAATCCGGAAAGCCGTATATTGCAAATAACCCTGTTTTGAAAGAAGCAGTTAGACTTTACAAGGAAATTAAAGATTCTGGTATTGCAAAGGAAGTTTCAGGTTGGAACGAATGGGTAGGTGCATTTAACAGAGGGGAAGTCGCAGCTGTTGTAACCGGTGTATGGATTATTGGTTCCATTAAAGCTGAAAAAAGTCAGGCAGGCAAGTGGAGAGTTGCACCTGTGCCAAGAATGAACCTTAAGGAATCCGTTAACGCATCGAATCTCGGTGGTTCAAGCTGGTATGTATTGCAAAACAGCAAATACAGAGATGTTGCTATCGATTTCTTGAAGAAAATATACGCACGCGATGCCGATTTCTATCAAAAGATATTAGTCGAACGCGGAGCAGTTGGCACATGGTTACCAGCTCAAGGTGGTTCTGCTTACAAAGCAAAAGACCCGTTCTTTGGCAACCAACAAGTCTTCCAACTCTTCTCAGAATGGATGAAGAAGATACCACCTGTGGACTTCGGTGTTTACACTTATGAAGCGGACGCTGCAATTATGAGTGTTATGCCCGATGTTTACAGTGGGAAGCTCTCTATAGACGAAGCTCTGAAGAAAGCAGAACAACAATTTTTAAACTCAATTAAGTGA